In Pseudomonas fluorescens, one genomic interval encodes:
- a CDS encoding TetR/AcrR family transcriptional regulator, producing the protein MTAPQRLTDRKREAIIQAAIAEFRANGFEVTSMDKIAATAGVSKRTVYNHFPSKEELFAEILNQLWARITDEQAVTYRADQPLREQLLPMLLAKLQMMADDNFLGLARVAIAATIHSPERAQDMVARMGEREEGLTVWIRAALADGRLKTVNAEFAAQQVQGLLKSFGFWPQISMGLPPLDADTQKAVAESAMEMFLARYQL; encoded by the coding sequence ATGACAGCTCCACAACGCCTCACCGACCGCAAACGCGAAGCCATCATCCAGGCGGCAATTGCCGAATTCCGTGCCAACGGGTTCGAGGTCACCAGCATGGACAAGATCGCGGCCACCGCCGGGGTGTCGAAGCGCACGGTGTACAACCACTTTCCCAGCAAGGAAGAGCTGTTCGCCGAAATTCTCAACCAACTCTGGGCACGCATCACCGACGAGCAAGCCGTGACCTATCGCGCGGATCAGCCGCTGCGCGAGCAACTGCTGCCCATGTTGCTGGCTAAGCTGCAGATGATGGCCGATGACAATTTTCTCGGACTGGCACGGGTGGCGATCGCTGCCACCATCCATTCCCCGGAGCGCGCGCAGGACATGGTGGCGCGCATGGGCGAGCGCGAAGAAGGCCTGACGGTGTGGATTCGCGCTGCGCTGGCGGATGGTCGGCTGAAAACCGTGAACGCAGAATTCGCCGCGCAGCAGGTGCAAGGGCTGTTGAAGTCGTTCGGTTTCTGGCCGCAGATTTCCATGGGCCTGCCGCCGCTGGATGCAGACACGCAAAAAGCCGTGGCCGAGTCGGCCATGGAGATGTTTCTGGCCAGATACCAGCTCTAA
- a CDS encoding MBL fold metallo-hydrolase: MANPDFSADQTSTPEASRQDQGLFRNHAPVQREGGRKMLRIMWNMIFNKPRNTRPAAAIPVQPLTREDLLAAPNHSVYRLGHSTLLLKMRDKFWITDPVFAERASPVQWAGPKRFHQPPISIDQLPPIEAVILSHNHYDHLDYQAVLQLAAKTNYFLTPLGVGDTLIKWGIDASKVRQYDWWQGTEIAGIRFVATPSQHFSGRSLFDSNSTLWASWVMIDGDTRIFFSGDSGYFDGFKRIGEQYGPFDLTLMETGAYNVEWPHVHMQPEETLQAHLDLKGRWLFPIHNGTFDLAMHAWHEPFDRILALAWERSVSITTPRMGEAFNLMQPQRGHTWWLNMEQDVSENAPIAGSGYKSG, from the coding sequence ATGGCCAATCCAGATTTTTCTGCGGATCAAACTTCCACGCCTGAAGCCTCTCGCCAGGATCAAGGGCTGTTCCGTAACCATGCGCCGGTGCAACGCGAAGGTGGGCGCAAGATGCTGCGGATCATGTGGAACATGATTTTCAACAAGCCCCGCAATACCCGTCCCGCCGCCGCGATCCCGGTGCAACCGCTGACCCGTGAAGACCTGCTGGCAGCACCGAATCACAGCGTTTACCGCCTCGGCCACTCGACCCTGCTGCTGAAAATGCGCGACAAATTCTGGATCACTGACCCGGTCTTCGCCGAGCGTGCCTCGCCCGTGCAATGGGCCGGCCCGAAACGTTTTCACCAACCGCCGATCAGCATCGACCAGTTGCCGCCGATCGAAGCGGTGATCCTGTCGCACAACCATTACGACCACCTCGATTATCAGGCAGTACTGCAACTGGCGGCCAAAACCAACTATTTCCTGACCCCGCTGGGCGTCGGCGACACCCTGATCAAATGGGGCATCGACGCCAGTAAAGTTCGCCAGTACGACTGGTGGCAGGGCACCGAAATCGCCGGCATCCGCTTCGTTGCCACTCCCTCGCAGCACTTCTCCGGCCGCAGCCTGTTCGACAGCAACAGCACCCTGTGGGCATCGTGGGTGATGATCGACGGCGACACGCGAATCTTCTTCAGCGGCGACAGCGGCTATTTCGACGGCTTCAAACGCATCGGCGAACAGTACGGCCCGTTCGACCTGACCCTGATGGAAACCGGCGCCTACAACGTCGAATGGCCACACGTGCACATGCAGCCCGAAGAAACCCTGCAGGCGCACCTCGACCTCAAGGGCCGCTGGCTGTTTCCGATCCACAACGGCACCTTCGACCTGGCGATGCACGCCTGGCATGAACCGTTTGACCGGATTCTGGCGCTGGCCTGGGAGCGTAGTGTTTCGATTACCACGCCGCGAATGGGCGAGGCGTTTAATTTGATGCAGCCGCAGCGGGGGCACACGTGGTGGCTGAATATGGAGCAGGATGTGTCGGAAAACGCCCCAATTGCTGGTAGCGGCTACAAGTCGGGATGA